The Akkermansia muciniphila genome contains a region encoding:
- a CDS encoding ABC transporter ATP-binding protein codes for MIHADQLSKEFGRFQAVKNASFQIEKGEIVGFLGPNGAGKTTTLRMLTGYLPPTSGTATIAGFDIVKNPLEARKHLGYLPEHVPLYDDQRVTEYLKFRARLKGIGSKQIWPAVSKVVEQCGLEPVRRKMIRTLSKGYRQRVGLADALLGEPDLLILDEPTNGLDPNQIRQIRELIKGLAANHTIILSTHILSEVEMICNKVIIIDQGTIKAADTPSNLTANLRAAGKITLEFRGDLAQITEKLEALEHVKKVIHEGTDADGWHTLTVRAEAGTDTREKAARLLAEQCCPLRHIYRHTPTLEEVFVEMTRKD; via the coding sequence ATGATTCACGCCGACCAGCTTTCCAAAGAGTTTGGCCGCTTTCAAGCGGTAAAGAATGCCTCCTTCCAGATTGAAAAGGGGGAGATCGTAGGGTTCCTGGGGCCGAACGGCGCAGGCAAGACCACGACTTTACGCATGCTGACCGGCTACCTGCCACCCACTTCCGGCACCGCCACGATTGCAGGGTTCGACATCGTCAAGAATCCCCTGGAGGCGCGCAAGCACCTGGGCTACCTGCCGGAGCACGTCCCCCTTTACGACGACCAGCGCGTGACGGAGTACCTGAAGTTCCGCGCCAGGCTTAAAGGCATCGGTTCCAAGCAGATCTGGCCTGCCGTCTCCAAGGTCGTGGAGCAGTGCGGTCTGGAACCCGTGCGCCGCAAGATGATCCGCACCCTTTCCAAAGGCTACCGCCAGCGTGTGGGCCTGGCGGACGCCCTGCTGGGCGAGCCGGACCTGCTGATTCTGGACGAACCCACCAACGGACTGGACCCCAACCAGATACGCCAGATACGGGAGTTAATCAAGGGCCTTGCCGCCAACCACACCATTATTCTTTCCACCCACATTCTCAGTGAGGTTGAGATGATCTGCAACAAGGTCATCATTATTGACCAGGGGACGATCAAGGCCGCGGATACTCCCTCCAACCTGACAGCCAACCTCCGCGCCGCCGGCAAGATCACGCTGGAGTTCCGCGGGGACCTGGCCCAGATCACGGAAAAGCTGGAAGCCCTGGAACACGTGAAGAAGGTGATCCACGAAGGCACGGACGCCGACGGCTGGCATACGCTGACCGTACGTGCGGAGGCCGGAACGGATACCCGCGAGAAGGCCGCGCGCCTCCTTGCGGAACAGTGCTGCCCCCTGCGCCATATTTACCGCCACACCCCCACCCTGGAAGAGGTGTTCGTGGAAATGACCCGTAAAGATTAA
- a CDS encoding TlpA disulfide reductase family protein, producing MKKSIKLCSVMFTLAGCSAGGIFSACADVPASQGAEAAVSPVGKALEKADFLTKDRPNPKAKYYLFLYSASWCGPCCREMPHVVRTYRKVRQTDDVELVLFSCDKTEEAAKAWAKEERMKFPIVKPKKGNGIPGYKPGGAIPRLGIVDSTGKVIITGHPATLLKDWRKYCKPEAGKK from the coding sequence ATGAAAAAATCTATCAAACTGTGCTCTGTCATGTTCACGCTTGCCGGATGCAGTGCCGGCGGAATTTTCTCCGCCTGTGCGGATGTTCCCGCCTCCCAGGGGGCGGAGGCGGCTGTTTCTCCTGTGGGAAAGGCGCTGGAAAAAGCTGATTTTTTAACCAAGGACAGGCCGAACCCGAAGGCCAAATATTACCTTTTCCTTTATTCCGCCAGCTGGTGCGGCCCCTGCTGCCGGGAAATGCCCCATGTGGTGCGGACTTACCGCAAGGTGCGCCAGACGGATGATGTGGAACTGGTGCTGTTTTCCTGTGACAAGACGGAGGAGGCCGCCAAGGCATGGGCCAAGGAGGAGCGGATGAAGTTCCCCATCGTCAAGCCGAAGAAAGGGAACGGGATTCCCGGCTACAAGCCGGGAGGCGCTATTCCGCGGCTGGGCATTGTGGACAGTACGGGCAAGGTCATCATTACGGGGCATCCGGCCACGCTGCTGAAAGACTGGCGCAAGTATTGCAAGCCGGAGGCTGGGAAAAAATAG
- the pheA gene encoding prephenate dehydratase, with protein sequence MENTNHGEETSPDIPPRQQKSGNPDEQTIALTKARLAIDEVDAQIVELLKRRARWVHEVGRIKKVHDSPIFVPERETALLNKLNSLNAGVLPEASLQAIYREIISCSFFLEGGLTIAYLGPKGTWSHQAALKQFGKSCKLIACQSFKDVFDMVDLGKAQYGVVPVENSSEGAVSPVMDLFATSSLKICAQINLNIRYALMADVPREHIRILYSHPQALGQTRNWILRHFPNAEVVETSSTTKASILAKENASMGGASLGCPLAAELFGLNILEEDIQDQPGNTTRFVVIGRQDTQPSGRDRTSLLIRIQHKPGTLAEVINCFQRHNNNLIRIESRPSKSINWEYVFYIDAVGHIQESPLRETLPELEQHCSMLKILGSYADTDIV encoded by the coding sequence ATGGAGAACACCAACCACGGAGAGGAAACCTCTCCGGACATTCCCCCCCGGCAGCAGAAAAGCGGAAATCCGGATGAACAGACCATCGCCCTGACGAAGGCGCGCCTGGCCATTGACGAGGTGGACGCCCAGATCGTGGAGCTGCTGAAACGCCGCGCCCGCTGGGTGCATGAAGTCGGGCGCATTAAAAAGGTACATGATTCCCCCATCTTCGTTCCGGAACGGGAAACGGCTCTGCTCAACAAGCTGAACAGCCTGAACGCGGGCGTGCTTCCGGAGGCTTCCCTCCAGGCCATTTACCGTGAAATCATTTCCTGCTCCTTTTTCCTGGAAGGCGGCCTTACCATTGCCTACCTGGGCCCCAAAGGAACCTGGAGCCATCAGGCCGCGCTCAAGCAGTTCGGAAAAAGCTGCAAGCTGATCGCCTGCCAGAGCTTCAAGGATGTATTTGACATGGTTGACCTGGGAAAGGCGCAGTACGGCGTGGTGCCCGTGGAAAATTCCTCGGAAGGGGCCGTCTCCCCCGTCATGGACCTCTTCGCCACTTCCTCCCTGAAAATCTGCGCCCAGATCAACCTGAACATCCGTTATGCCCTGATGGCGGACGTTCCGCGGGAGCACATCCGCATCCTGTATTCTCATCCGCAGGCCCTCGGCCAGACGCGGAACTGGATTCTGCGGCACTTCCCGAACGCGGAAGTCGTGGAAACGTCTTCCACCACCAAGGCCAGCATTCTTGCCAAGGAGAACGCGTCCATGGGCGGCGCCTCCCTGGGGTGCCCCCTGGCCGCAGAACTGTTCGGGCTGAACATTCTGGAAGAGGACATCCAGGACCAGCCCGGCAACACCACCCGCTTTGTCGTCATTGGCCGCCAGGACACGCAGCCCAGCGGCAGGGACCGCACGTCCCTGCTCATCCGCATCCAGCACAAGCCCGGCACCCTGGCGGAAGTCATCAACTGCTTCCAGAGGCATAACAACAACCTCATCCGCATTGAATCCCGCCCCTCCAAGTCCATCAACTGGGAGTACGTGTTTTACATAGACGCCGTGGGCCACATCCAGGAATCCCCCCTCCGGGAGACCCTTCCGGAGCTGGAACAGCACTGCTCCATGCTGAAAATCCTGGGCAGTTACGCGGATACGGACATCGTTTGA
- the dnaA gene encoding chromosomal replication initiator protein DnaA: MTPPSELSATWSRITGALQTIMSPEVYGLWFPKFSLLEDSGKTLTLVCDDPMAALWVENSYTPELKQAAMLALGTERQVKFICADEVASMTSSEGQPQKPSSRTKTPQVQDSPAAPARKPRTPGARASLNDLYTFDSFVVYEDSRFAYKAGLSIAQSERALFNPLFLYGKSGVGKTHLLQAIGHEVLHQDSSANVVYVTGEQFANEFIDASRTQNGQSFAKLRRKYRKADVLLVDDVQFISGKEKTVEEFLHTFDELFHAHKTIVICADAAACDISNLDSRLAARLESGLTVELNLPDDEARLEILRSKRDRAGMNVSDEILEFLASRIQKSVRRLEGALLRVATFTSLSGDMPDIAKIEQLLRDILREENSRILTVDSIQKRVADFYELKVSDLTGKRRPNSIAFPRQIAMYLSRRLTECSLKDIGQAFGGRDHGTVIHANKLVASRMEEDVRVRDIVLRLEEDLKD; the protein is encoded by the coding sequence ATGACGCCGCCATCAGAATTGTCAGCCACGTGGTCCAGGATCACAGGAGCCCTGCAAACAATCATGTCCCCGGAGGTGTATGGATTGTGGTTTCCCAAGTTTTCCCTCCTGGAGGATTCCGGCAAGACGCTGACGCTGGTGTGTGACGATCCCATGGCCGCCCTCTGGGTGGAGAACAGCTACACCCCGGAACTGAAGCAGGCCGCCATGCTGGCCCTGGGCACGGAACGCCAGGTGAAGTTCATCTGCGCGGACGAGGTTGCGTCCATGACGTCTTCCGAAGGCCAGCCGCAAAAACCTTCGTCCCGCACTAAAACGCCCCAGGTCCAGGATTCCCCTGCGGCCCCGGCCAGAAAACCGCGCACCCCGGGGGCACGGGCATCCCTGAATGATTTGTACACGTTCGATTCCTTCGTGGTTTACGAAGACAGCCGCTTTGCCTACAAGGCAGGCCTGTCCATCGCCCAGTCGGAACGCGCCCTGTTCAATCCCCTGTTCCTGTACGGGAAGTCCGGCGTGGGAAAAACGCACCTGCTCCAGGCCATCGGCCATGAGGTGCTTCACCAGGATTCCTCCGCCAATGTGGTGTACGTTACCGGAGAGCAGTTCGCCAACGAGTTTATTGACGCTTCCCGTACCCAGAACGGACAGAGCTTCGCCAAGCTGCGCCGCAAGTACCGGAAGGCGGACGTCCTGCTGGTGGACGACGTGCAGTTTATTTCCGGCAAGGAGAAGACGGTGGAGGAGTTCCTCCATACGTTTGACGAGCTGTTTCACGCCCATAAGACGATCGTGATCTGCGCGGACGCCGCCGCCTGCGATATTTCCAATCTGGATTCCCGCCTGGCCGCCCGTCTGGAATCCGGCCTTACGGTGGAACTGAACCTTCCGGACGACGAAGCGCGCCTGGAAATCCTGCGCAGCAAGCGCGACCGCGCCGGCATGAATGTTTCAGACGAGATTCTGGAGTTCCTGGCCAGCCGCATCCAGAAGAGCGTGCGCCGCCTGGAAGGGGCCCTGCTCCGCGTAGCCACTTTTACGTCCCTCTCCGGGGACATGCCGGACATCGCCAAGATCGAACAGCTTCTGCGCGACATCCTGCGGGAGGAAAACAGCCGCATCCTGACCGTGGATTCCATCCAGAAGCGCGTGGCGGATTTTTATGAGCTCAAGGTGAGCGACCTGACCGGCAAGCGCCGCCCGAACAGCATCGCCTTCCCCCGCCAGATCGCCATGTACCTGAGCCGCCGCCTGACGGAGTGCTCCCTGAAGGACATCGGCCAGGCTTTCGGCGGCCGTGACCACGGCACCGTCATTCACGCCAATAAGCTGGTTGCCTCCCGCATGGAGGAGGATGTGCGCGTGCGGGACATCGTTCTGCGGCTGGAAGAGGATTTGAAGGATTGA
- a CDS encoding ABC transporter permease subunit has product MSPVLTIFRKELRSYLTTPYGWVILAFVMALQSVSLSGTLKAFQLAPQKEGILFFILHSPMFWFYFLFIFPLLTMRSLAEEEKTGTLESLLTTPIKTWQVVLGKYFSAYAFYIILWLPMLLYPLLADWSNLIVQWIYGYDAGMVLSYRLADWAGAYAILLLVGAWFTAIGIFASSLTGSQIISGIITIGLLVLIFFMGLIPVVWGEFPAAGIFHYMSCSEHLDRFSAGLIDTRPIVFYLTMTVLTLAVTIRIIDHRRWKH; this is encoded by the coding sequence ATGTCTCCGGTACTCACCATTTTCAGAAAAGAACTCAGAAGCTACCTGACGACCCCGTACGGCTGGGTCATCCTGGCCTTCGTCATGGCGTTGCAGAGCGTTTCCCTGTCCGGCACGCTGAAGGCGTTCCAACTGGCCCCGCAGAAAGAAGGCATTCTGTTCTTCATCCTGCATTCCCCCATGTTCTGGTTTTACTTCCTGTTCATTTTCCCGCTGCTCACCATGCGCTCCCTGGCGGAGGAGGAGAAGACGGGAACGCTGGAATCCCTGCTGACCACGCCCATCAAGACCTGGCAGGTGGTCCTGGGCAAGTATTTCTCCGCATACGCCTTTTACATCATCCTGTGGCTGCCCATGCTGCTGTACCCCCTGCTGGCGGACTGGTCCAACCTGATCGTGCAGTGGATTTACGGTTATGACGCGGGCATGGTCCTTTCCTACCGCCTGGCGGACTGGGCCGGGGCGTACGCCATCCTGCTCCTGGTGGGCGCCTGGTTCACGGCCATCGGCATTTTCGCCTCATCCCTGACAGGCAGCCAGATTATCTCCGGCATTATCACCATCGGTCTGCTGGTGCTGATTTTCTTCATGGGGCTGATTCCCGTGGTATGGGGGGAATTCCCCGCAGCGGGAATTTTCCACTACATGTCCTGCTCGGAACATCTGGACCGCTTTTCAGCGGGGCTGATTGATACGCGCCCCATCGTGTTTTACCTGACCATGACCGTCCTGACGCTGGCCGTCACCATCCGCATCATTGACCACCGCCGCTGGAAGCATTGA
- a CDS encoding RluA family pseudouridine synthase: protein MNLTTDDADGKIRLDQYLAAHLPELSRSRIQSLIKSGDVLVNGSPAKPKSPVGRGDSITVSIPEPEPAEARPQDIPLDILYEDEDVVVINKESGMVVHPAAGNPDGTIVNALLHHCGDLSGIGGVERPGIVHRLDKDTSGCLVIAKNDGAHQSLTAQFAARSTEKRYLAVVQGIPSQSSGTVFTHIGRHPVNRLKMAVVNPGSGKAAITDYDLLCADPATDSSLVLCTLHTGRTHQIRVHMLHLGHPLIGDPIYAKPARQKAKPGRLMLHAWRLGFDHPRTGRRMEFEAPIPPEYTPWLQLFPNGLYGAIPEPRPKEKEGEQS from the coding sequence ATGAATCTGACCACGGACGATGCCGACGGAAAAATCCGCCTGGACCAATACCTTGCCGCCCACCTTCCGGAACTTTCCCGTTCCAGAATCCAGAGCCTGATCAAAAGCGGGGACGTGCTGGTCAACGGCTCCCCGGCCAAGCCCAAAAGCCCCGTTGGCCGCGGGGATTCCATCACCGTCAGCATTCCGGAGCCGGAACCGGCGGAAGCCCGGCCGCAGGACATCCCGCTGGACATCCTGTATGAGGATGAAGACGTAGTGGTCATCAACAAGGAAAGCGGCATGGTCGTGCATCCCGCAGCCGGCAACCCGGACGGCACCATCGTGAACGCCCTGCTCCATCATTGCGGGGATCTTTCCGGCATCGGCGGCGTGGAACGCCCCGGCATCGTCCACCGCCTGGACAAGGACACGTCCGGCTGCCTGGTCATCGCCAAGAATGACGGCGCCCACCAGTCCCTGACGGCGCAGTTTGCGGCCCGCAGCACGGAAAAACGGTACCTGGCCGTCGTCCAGGGCATTCCCTCCCAGAGTTCCGGCACGGTTTTCACCCACATCGGCCGCCACCCCGTCAACCGCCTGAAAATGGCGGTGGTCAATCCGGGCTCCGGGAAAGCCGCCATTACGGATTACGACCTGCTGTGCGCAGATCCCGCTACGGATTCCTCCCTGGTCCTGTGCACACTGCACACGGGCAGAACGCACCAGATACGCGTGCACATGCTGCACCTGGGCCATCCGCTCATCGGGGACCCCATTTACGCCAAACCCGCCCGGCAGAAGGCAAAACCCGGCAGGCTCATGCTCCACGCGTGGCGCCTGGGCTTCGACCACCCGCGCACGGGAAGGCGCATGGAGTTTGAAGCCCCCATTCCGCCGGAATATACGCCGTGGCTCCAGCTCTTCCCCAACGGGCTCTACGGAGCCATTCCGGAGCCCCGCCCCAAGGAGAAAGAGGGAGAACAAAGCTGA
- a CDS encoding Nif3-like dinuclear metal center hexameric protein: protein MSIELHTVTTFLDGILSVDSIPDAPRALNGLQLENSGTVSRVAAAVDGSEQAIHAALDMGADLLLLHHGIFWQSMQPVTGIAYRKLKAAMNGNLAIYAAHLPLDVHPVYGNNALLAKACGIRPCSNEGLDYHGVSLGTHGEFPGTCRELAQRLEAVLGAPVQAFWAAPPDAPAGDVFICSGGAGDDLAQAAALGCRTYVTGEGSHWNIPMARELGINLVFGGHYFTETFGVKALGLLLKDVYGLDCTFIDLPPSAYSH from the coding sequence ATGAGTATTGAGCTGCACACCGTGACCACTTTTCTGGATGGAATCCTCTCCGTGGATTCCATTCCGGACGCCCCCCGCGCCCTGAACGGCCTTCAACTGGAAAACAGCGGCACTGTTTCCAGGGTGGCCGCCGCCGTGGACGGCTCGGAACAGGCCATTCATGCGGCGCTGGACATGGGGGCGGACCTGCTCCTCCTGCACCACGGCATTTTCTGGCAGTCCATGCAGCCCGTTACCGGCATCGCGTACCGGAAGCTGAAAGCCGCCATGAACGGGAACCTGGCGATTTACGCCGCCCATCTTCCGCTGGACGTCCACCCCGTGTACGGCAACAACGCCCTGCTGGCCAAGGCCTGCGGAATCCGGCCATGCTCCAATGAAGGGCTGGACTACCACGGCGTTTCCCTGGGTACGCACGGGGAATTCCCCGGCACGTGCAGGGAACTGGCGCAGCGGCTGGAAGCCGTCCTGGGCGCTCCCGTGCAGGCTTTCTGGGCGGCTCCCCCGGATGCCCCGGCCGGAGACGTTTTCATCTGTTCCGGAGGGGCCGGGGATGACCTGGCCCAGGCCGCGGCCCTTGGCTGCCGGACCTACGTTACCGGGGAAGGCTCCCACTGGAACATCCCCATGGCCCGGGAGCTGGGCATCAACCTGGTCTTCGGCGGCCACTACTTCACGGAGACGTTCGGCGTGAAGGCCCTGGGGCTTCTTCTCAAGGACGTTTACGGACTGGACTGCACGTTCATTGATTTGCCGCCCTCCGCCTACAGCCACTGA
- a CDS encoding Gldg family protein: MSEAPDNHAAATEAPQPPARKVKRPWMTWIKLFLLFLIVVCLNYVGCHEYYRRDLTEDQRYEISQQSINMLKSPEIQDRKTPVKVTFAFLRTTQNYTRMRSLLEEYERYSNGKVKVEYVDPLRQPNKAREIANIYGIEFKKNLVIIDAREDTEKALKTFEGTQADAAHVRILPGDSFVVYAPSPDGKSMKAVALQIEDMMTAGIYGAANGEPRKMYIAADKSNFNEALSNNQEESIFTTLAKICRSVNLQLVPIRMSGLKEIPEDAAGFMIIGSKYDLSPQEAEVLQRYWARPNAAVLVMLDPLQDTPKQLYRFLREQGLRPQNDRVMLRNRNNRSVFEINAIFAPSLNCTREFWNSSTGLEGESISLILDSDNAAMEQKRITPYPLLVTTEDYYGETKYNQFPAKFDPREDNPGPLMIGAALIRGNAGDVNQNKTTGRLVLLGNTDLLQPRQIKPEQRDFMRTLVGWMTDREELRGLGSRHDLTVKLNLDRNALGILELLTNIGLPLLALLIALIIWNTRRH; this comes from the coding sequence ATGAGCGAAGCACCAGATAACCACGCCGCGGCCACGGAAGCCCCCCAGCCCCCCGCCCGCAAGGTCAAACGCCCCTGGATGACCTGGATCAAGCTTTTCCTGCTGTTCCTCATCGTCGTGTGCCTGAATTACGTGGGCTGCCATGAGTATTACCGCCGGGACCTGACGGAAGACCAGCGTTACGAGATTTCCCAGCAGAGCATCAACATGCTCAAGTCTCCTGAAATCCAGGACCGCAAGACGCCCGTCAAGGTCACGTTCGCCTTCCTGCGCACCACGCAGAACTACACCCGCATGCGCTCCCTGCTGGAGGAGTATGAACGCTACTCCAACGGAAAGGTGAAGGTGGAGTACGTGGACCCGCTCCGCCAGCCGAACAAGGCCCGGGAGATTGCGAACATTTACGGGATTGAGTTCAAGAAGAACCTGGTCATCATTGACGCCCGGGAAGATACGGAAAAAGCGCTCAAGACGTTTGAAGGCACCCAGGCGGACGCCGCCCACGTGCGCATCCTCCCCGGTGATTCCTTCGTGGTGTACGCTCCCAGCCCGGACGGCAAGAGCATGAAGGCGGTAGCCCTCCAGATTGAAGACATGATGACCGCCGGCATTTACGGGGCGGCCAACGGGGAACCCCGCAAGATGTACATCGCAGCGGACAAGAGCAATTTCAACGAGGCCCTGAGCAACAACCAGGAGGAGAGCATCTTCACCACCCTGGCCAAAATCTGCCGTTCCGTCAACCTTCAGCTCGTCCCCATCCGCATGAGCGGCCTGAAGGAGATTCCGGAGGACGCCGCGGGCTTCATGATCATCGGCTCCAAGTATGACCTGTCCCCGCAGGAGGCGGAGGTGCTGCAACGGTACTGGGCGCGCCCGAACGCCGCCGTGCTCGTGATGCTGGACCCCCTCCAGGATACGCCCAAGCAGCTGTACCGCTTCCTTCGTGAACAAGGTCTGCGCCCGCAGAATGACCGCGTGATGCTCCGCAACAGGAACAACCGCTCCGTATTTGAGATTAACGCCATTTTCGCGCCCTCCCTGAACTGCACGCGCGAGTTCTGGAATTCCAGCACCGGGCTGGAAGGAGAAAGCATTTCCCTTATCCTGGATTCCGATAACGCGGCCATGGAGCAGAAGCGCATCACGCCGTATCCCCTCCTGGTTACGACGGAGGATTATTACGGGGAAACCAAGTACAACCAGTTCCCCGCCAAGTTTGACCCGCGGGAAGACAATCCCGGCCCCCTGATGATCGGAGCGGCCCTCATCCGCGGCAACGCCGGGGACGTGAACCAGAATAAAACCACCGGGCGCCTGGTGCTGCTGGGCAATACGGACCTGCTCCAGCCCAGGCAGATCAAGCCGGAACAACGGGACTTCATGCGCACGCTGGTCGGCTGGATGACGGACCGTGAGGAACTGCGCGGCCTCGGCTCCCGCCATGACCTGACCGTCAAGCTGAACCTGGACCGCAACGCCCTGGGCATTCTGGAACTCCTGACGAACATCGGCCTTCCCCTGCTGGCGCTGCTGATTGCCCTGATTATCTGGAACACGCGCCGCCATTAA
- a CDS encoding DUF4340 domain-containing protein — MRTFRFILLILVTLAAIGAAVLLTVDGNLSRIIGRTAFSSGERLFPYTREEMNEVSWMRINCVGDVAEFRRRPNGVWWCEKPWDDRMDPRAAAAILQYTYSTSIVDALPLHKIDSASLKEFGVKTTPVTITLKEMSDDGKRSSTVARYTLGSLAPWLVDDPENKTTDDTTYMQTDFYGRDTRILVGTGNILPLFKSGIRQLRDHRPLLLHPALPASIEINNHGQRIALERKVPGGPWKITYPLSLDTDPAMMDVLLGTLQKLTAVRVYNPEETSVPDMTNDQITSVSIRNFTGRRTEDGKSLEKEENPVTLRIYPPSDNGSMSELVKATVSDRKAVFELAQTTEANKEVPGVRNIPLDLGLLRSKQLTDIGDYKITGLSIRKSFQDYPTIARFIQGDEKKGIKPTWLYTAEGSSYQEANPEHLISLLKTVKLGKVAGFASDKATDLSVYGLDNPRMTLTMSLLPKPGEEPRAPVTVFFSKGTDGSWYGRQAGKPTVAMLDNAYMKDLLTDALAWKKKKLFSFSRFDLKEMHLERIGSGGPLVLKFDRLDDSWTASKDGKDETLNINPNRANRYLDELEKMEVSTWLPYTDARAHEALKNPVFRLKLLLQVYKEAAPVQAHDGSGEVTFAAEPEMEEKVVTLEIAPAGEAGYSRFYYGRVNTSPNYFILNMDAVRLLGASLSEDN, encoded by the coding sequence ATGCGCACATTCCGCTTCATCCTTCTTATCCTCGTCACCCTCGCCGCCATCGGCGCGGCGGTGCTCCTGACCGTTGACGGCAACCTGTCCCGCATCATCGGGCGCACCGCCTTCAGTTCCGGGGAACGGCTTTTCCCCTACACCCGGGAGGAAATGAACGAGGTTTCCTGGATGCGCATCAACTGCGTGGGGGACGTGGCGGAGTTCCGCCGCAGGCCCAACGGCGTGTGGTGGTGTGAAAAACCGTGGGACGACCGCATGGACCCCCGCGCCGCGGCGGCCATCCTCCAGTATACATACTCCACCAGCATCGTGGACGCGCTGCCCCTGCACAAGATTGATTCCGCCTCCCTGAAGGAGTTCGGCGTAAAGACCACGCCCGTCACCATCACCCTGAAGGAGATGAGCGACGACGGCAAGCGCTCCTCCACCGTGGCCCGCTACACGCTGGGTTCCCTCGCGCCCTGGCTGGTGGATGATCCGGAGAACAAGACCACGGATGACACCACGTACATGCAGACGGATTTTTACGGGCGGGATACCCGCATCCTGGTGGGCACCGGCAACATCCTGCCCCTGTTCAAGTCCGGCATCCGCCAGCTCCGGGACCACCGCCCCCTGCTCCTGCACCCGGCCCTGCCCGCCTCCATTGAAATCAATAACCACGGCCAGCGCATCGCCCTGGAACGGAAGGTTCCCGGAGGCCCCTGGAAAATCACCTACCCCCTTTCCCTGGATACGGACCCGGCCATGATGGATGTGCTGCTGGGCACCCTCCAGAAGCTGACCGCCGTACGAGTGTACAATCCGGAGGAAACCAGCGTGCCGGACATGACGAATGACCAGATCACCTCCGTCTCCATCAGGAATTTCACCGGGCGCCGCACGGAAGACGGAAAGTCGCTGGAAAAAGAGGAAAATCCCGTCACACTCCGCATTTACCCCCCTTCCGACAACGGGAGCATGTCCGAACTGGTGAAGGCCACCGTTTCCGACCGCAAGGCCGTGTTTGAACTGGCGCAAACCACAGAGGCCAACAAGGAAGTGCCCGGCGTGCGCAACATTCCGCTGGACCTGGGCCTTCTGCGCTCCAAGCAGCTCACGGACATCGGGGATTACAAAATCACCGGACTTTCCATCCGCAAGAGTTTTCAGGATTACCCCACCATCGCCCGTTTCATTCAGGGAGATGAGAAGAAGGGCATCAAGCCCACCTGGCTGTACACGGCGGAAGGCTCCAGCTACCAGGAGGCCAATCCGGAGCACCTCATCTCTCTCCTGAAAACCGTGAAACTGGGGAAAGTGGCGGGCTTCGCGTCAGACAAGGCCACGGACCTTTCCGTGTACGGACTGGACAATCCCAGGATGACGCTCACCATGTCCCTGCTGCCCAAGCCCGGTGAAGAGCCCCGCGCCCCGGTGACGGTCTTCTTCTCCAAGGGAACGGACGGTTCCTGGTATGGCCGCCAGGCCGGAAAGCCCACCGTCGCCATGCTGGATAATGCGTACATGAAGGACCTGCTGACGGACGCCCTGGCCTGGAAGAAGAAAAAACTGTTCTCTTTCAGCAGGTTTGACCTTAAGGAAATGCACCTGGAACGCATCGGTTCCGGCGGCCCGCTCGTCCTGAAATTCGACCGTCTGGACGATTCCTGGACGGCTTCCAAGGACGGGAAGGATGAAACCCTGAACATCAACCCGAACCGGGCCAACCGCTACCTGGACGAACTGGAAAAGATGGAGGTAAGCACCTGGCTGCCCTATACCGACGCCAGAGCGCACGAGGCGCTGAAGAATCCCGTTTTCCGCCTGAAACTGCTCCTCCAGGTTTACAAGGAGGCAGCTCCCGTCCAGGCCCATGACGGCTCCGGCGAGGTCACCTTCGCCGCGGAACCGGAAATGGAGGAAAAAGTCGTCACGCTGGAAATAGCCCCGGCAGGAGAGGCCGGATACAGCAGGTTTTATTACGGCAGGGTGAATACCTCCCCGAATTACTTTATCCTGAATATGGACGCCGTGCGCCTGCTGGGCGCCAGCCTCTCGGAAGACAATTAA